From one Streptomyces sp. CA-210063 genomic stretch:
- a CDS encoding MarR family winged helix-turn-helix transcriptional regulator produces the protein MDAREAGERIERELLILTRNRETSTPRGVRDGGALDRSAYVLLSRLEAQGPMSIPDFVEAFGFAASTFTRQTSALLRDGLVERTLDPDGGVARKFRITDKGSARLAEQREEFVTGLTGVIADWPAERLQRFVADLEQFNTDIERASGRSWPRPMADGR, from the coding sequence GTGGATGCCCGAGAGGCGGGGGAGCGCATCGAGCGGGAGCTGCTGATCCTGACGCGGAACCGCGAGACGTCGACGCCCCGAGGCGTCCGCGACGGCGGGGCCCTGGACCGCAGCGCCTACGTCCTGCTCAGCAGACTCGAGGCCCAAGGGCCCATGTCCATCCCGGACTTCGTGGAGGCGTTCGGGTTCGCCGCGTCCACGTTCACCCGGCAGACCTCGGCGCTTCTGCGCGACGGCCTGGTGGAGCGGACCCTCGACCCCGACGGGGGAGTGGCCCGCAAGTTCCGCATCACCGACAAGGGCTCCGCGCGCCTCGCCGAGCAGCGCGAGGAGTTCGTCACCGGCCTGACCGGCGTCATCGCCGACTGGCCCGCCGAACGCCTCCAGCGCTTCGTCGCCGACCTGGAGCAGTTCAACACCGACATCGAACGCGCCAGCGGACGTTCCTGGCCACGGCCGATGGCCGATGGCCGGTGA